Proteins encoded in a region of the Diospyros lotus cultivar Yz01 chromosome 9, ASM1463336v1, whole genome shotgun sequence genome:
- the LOC127809921 gene encoding S-adenosylmethionine synthase 2-like, translating to MDTFLFTSESVNEGHPDKLCDQISDAVLDACLELDPDSKVACETCTKTNMVMVFGEITTKANVDYEKIARDTCRNIGFVSEDVGLDADNCKVLVCIEQQSPDIAQGVHGHLTKRPEEIGAGDQGHMFGYATDETPELMPLSHVLATKLGARLTEVRKNGTCPWLRPDGKTQVTVEYQNDNGARVPIRVHTVLISTQHDETVTNDEIAADLKEYVIKPVIPQKYLDEKTIFHLNPSGRFVIGGPHGDAGLTGRKIIIDTYGGWGAHGGGAFSGKDPTKVDRSGAYIVRQAAKSIVANGLARRCIVQVSYAIGVPEPLSVFVDTYGTGKIPDKEILKIVKESFDFRPGMISINLDLKRGGKGRFLKTAAYGHFGRDDPDFTWEVVKPLKWEKPQAS from the coding sequence ATGGATACCTTTCTTTTCACCTCTGAGTCTGTGAATGAGGGACACCCAGACAAGCTCTGTGATCAGATTTCTGATGCGGTTCTTGATGCCTGCCTTGAGCTAGATCCAGACAGCAAGGTTGCTTGTGAGACTTGCACCAAGACTAACATGGTCATGGTCTTCGGTGAGATCACAACCAAAGCCAATGTAGACTATGAGAAGATTGCGCGTGACACTTGCCGCAACATTGGATTTGTTTCCGAAGATGTGGGTCTTGATGCTGATAATTGCAAGGTTCTAGTCTGTATTGAGCAACAGAGCCCTGATATCGCCCAGGGTGTCCATGGTCATCTCACCAAGCGCCCTGAGGAGATAGGTGCTGGTGACCAGGGTCACATGTTTGGCTATGCCACCGATGAAACCCCAGAGCTGATGCCCCTCAGCCACGTCCTTGCAACTAAGCTGGGTGCTCGCCTCACTGAAGTGCGCAAGAATGGAACTTGCCCCTGGTTGAGACCCGATGGCAAAACTCAAGTCACTGTTGAGTATCAGAATGACAATGGTGCCAGGGTTCCAATTCGGGTTCATACCGTTCTCATCTCCACTCAGCACGATGAGACTGTTACTAATGATGAGATTGCTGCTGACCTCAAGGAGTATGTGATTAAGCCTGTCATCCCACAGAAGTACCTTGACGAGAAGACAATCTTCCACCTCAACCCCTCTGGCCGATTCGTCATTGGTGGGCCGCATGGTGATGCAGGCCTTACTGGACGCAAAATCATCATCGACACCTATGGTGGTTGGGGAGCCCATGGTGGTGGTGCATTTTCCGGAAAGGACCCCACCAAGGTGGACCGAAGTGGAGCCTATATCGTCAGGCAGGCCGCCAAGAGCATTGTTGCCAATGGCCTTGCTCGCCGTTGCATTGTGCAGGTCTCCTACGCCATTGGCGTGCCTGAGCCACTATCAGTGTTCGTCGACACATATGGAACCGGAAAGATCCCAGACAAGGAGATCCTGAAAATTGTGAAGGAGAGCTTCGACTTCAGGCCTGGAATGATTTCAATCAACCTGGATCTGAAGAGGGGTGGCAAGGGAAGGTTCTTGAAGACAGCTGCCTACGGTCACTTTGGAAGAGACGATCCTGACTTCACATGGGAGGTGGTGAAGCCCCTCAAGTGGGAGAAACCCCAGGCCTCCTAA